The Celeribacter baekdonensis genomic interval ACGTAAGCCACTTATTTCGCTTCAGAATATCCAAAAGCACTATGGTGAGTATCACGCGCTGCGGGGGATCAACCTTGAGATTGGCGAGGGCGAATTCTTTTCCCTTTTGGGTCCGTCGGGGTGTGGCAAGACCACGCTTTTGCGCACCATCGCCGGGTTTGAAGACATCGATTCCGGCTCTGTGATGCTTGCAGGCAAGGACATGATGGGCGTGCCGGCCAACAAACGGCCGACCAATATGGTGTTCCAATCCTATGCGATTTTCCCGCACCTGACCGTGGCCGAAAATGTCGCCTTTGGTCTGCGCAAATCACCGATGTCAAAGGCGGAAAAAGCCCAAGCCGCAGAGGCCGCGCTCGAAATGGTCGGTCTTACGGGCTATGGCAACCGCGCCGCTCATGCGCTGTCTGGTGGTCAACGCCAACGGGTTGCGCTGGCCCGCGCTCTGGTCCTCAAACCGAAAGTGCTGCTGCTCGATGAGCCGCTCTCAGCCCTGGATCGCAAGATGCGCGAACAGATGCAGGTCGAGTTGATCAAGCTGCAACGCGAGGTCGGCATCACCTTTATCCTCGTCACCCATGACCAAGAAGAAGCGTTGGTCATGTCCGACCGGATCGCTGTGATGTTTGAAGGCGAGATCGCGCAATGCGATGATCCCGAAGTGCTTTACCGCCGCCCCAAAACCAAACGCGTGGCGGATTTTATTGGCGTGATGAATTTTCTCCCCGCCACATGCCGCCACGAGGCCGGTAAGAAAATCGTCAATATCGTTGGTCTGGGAGAAACCGAAATCACCGATGACCAATGCCCCGAAGGCTTCCCCGAGGGCGCGGCTACAGTCGGGTTCCGCCCGGAAACCTTGACCATTCTTTACGATACACAGACGCCGACCCATCGCGAGTCCCCGGCCTTGATCGAAGAGGTCGTCTACTACGGCGACATGACCTATTACGACGTGAAATTCGATGGGGTGGACACGCCTGTGCGCCTGTCGATGCGCAACCTGTTTGGTCGTGACGTGCTCGAGGTCGGCACCCGCGCCCGCATAAGCTGGTCGCCCGGCGCTTTGGTCGTCTTCGGCTAAAGCCAATAAAACAAGCGCTTTGGTCGTGTTCGGCTAAAACAAGAAAGCGGGCTTTGGTCATGTACGCCAAAGCCCGTTTTACGTCTGAAAATAGACAGATGTCGCTATTTGTCCTGTGGGATCAACCCCAGCCCGCGTAGGTAAATCCCGATGCCGGTTTCCAACAGGTCTTCGGGCGGAAACGGGCTTTTGGTGCCAGGGGAGCCGCGGGCAAAGAGTTCAACCACGCCATGCGACATCGCCCAGATATGGGCCGAAACCATTTGCGGCGGCGGGCGGTTCTCGGCCGGGATATGTTCGGACAGGTTGACGGCGGCCTGTTCCATCACGCCCAACGCGCGTGTGGCGACCTGATACAGATCGGGCGTGCGTTGCACCGAAATGCCGGACTCAAACATCGCCACATAATGCCCCGGATATTTGCGCGCAAAGGCCAGATAGGCCCGGCCCACGGCTTCGAAACTCGCCAAGGCGGAGGGCTGTCCGGTCTCATAGGCGTAATCCAACAGATCGGCGAAGACCTCGTAGCCTTGTCGGGCAATCTCGGCGATCAAGTCCTCGCGGCCCTCGAAATGGCGATAGACGGCGGCGGGGGTCACGCCTGCGGTCTTTGCCGCTTCGGACAAAGAAAACCCGGTCGGGCCTTTTTCCTCAATCAGGCTCAGAGCCGCATCGACCAAGGCCTGACGCAGATTGCCGTGATGATAGCCGCGCTTTTTGGTCATACGATGCCGCTCATTCGTCCACGTCGCCCGTGGTCAACAAGGCCGGACCATCCACGATCTTATCGTCAATCTCGCCCAGGCCTTTTTTATCCTTGCCCCTATAGTCAATCTGGCTGAGCACAGCGCGGATCGCATTGAGGCGTGCGCGGTATTTGTCATCCGATCGGATCACCGTCCAGGGCGCGGTGTCACTGTGGCTACGCTCCATCGTCTCTGAAATCGCCACAGTGTAGTCATCCCAGCGCTTGAGGCCCTCAACATCAATCGAGGACAGTTTCCACTGTTTCAACAGATCACCCTCACGAGCCAAAAAGCGGCGCAATTGTTCGGCACGCCCGACGTTGAGCCAGATTTTGAAAAGCTGGATGCCTTCGGAGACCAACATGTCCTCAAATTCGGGAAGTTGGTGAAAAAATTTGTTGCGCTGATCATCGGTGCAAAATCCGAACACTTTTTCCACCACGGCGCGGTTGTACCACGAGCGGTCAAACAGCACCAATTCACCCTCGGTCGGCAGGTGATCGACATAGCGCTGAAAATACCATTGCCCAGCTTCGCGTTCGGTTGGTTTTCCCAATGCCACAATGCGGGCTGAGCGGGGATTGAGGTTCTCACGAAAGCGTTTGATCGTCCCGCCTTTGCCCGCCGCGTCACGGCCCTCAAACACCACCACAATCCGCTTTCCCGTCTCACGAATATCGGCCAAAAGTTTGACCAATTCGCGCTGCAAGGCGTCCATTTCGTCTTCGTATTCAGATTTTTTCATCCAAGACGAATAGGGGTAAGTGTCTGACAGAATGTCCTTTTTACTGCCCTCCTCAATGGCTTTGCGGATGCTTTTGGGGGCTTCATCGGAATAATAGCGAGAAATCGCGCCATCAAAGGGCAGGTCGGTCATGTCACGGCTTTCGTGTTAATGCTGTTAACAATATGGGCCTTTTGGCACGGGAGTGCAATGCAACTGCGCGCTCTAGCGGTCCTCAAGACGTGCGGTCAATCGGTCGACGGCGGCCACAACCTCTTGGGTCGCCACGTGATGTGGCATATGGCCCAGACCCTCAAGCCGCACCAGATGATCGGAGTCCACATCGCGCGCCAAAGGAGCGGCATGCACCTCAAGACCCACAGTCGTATCCGCCGTGCCATGAACACTTTCGATCGGCAGCATGAGGGAGGGGTAACCTGTCGTCATATCGCGCAATTGCGCCTTGAGCGTCACGCGCTGTCGGGCGTTAAGCGTTTGGGTCGCGGGGCGGAGGGACAGGCGCGGTTGGAAAAAGGCAGTATAGCCCTCTGGCGCATGTTGCGGCGCGAACACCGCGTCTATTTCAGAGGCCAAGACCGGGGAGGGCAGATAGGCCATCAGCATCCAGGAAAAGATGTCGCCGATCACCGGGGTCGCCATCGTTCGGTAAAACAACGAAGGGTCACCCGCCCATTCATGCGAGGCGGCAGAGACCAGAACCAAACCGAGCATATTCTCCTGATCCTGCAACGCCCATTCAAGGGCCACCGCACCACCGTAAGATTGTCCCAAAACCATCAGCTTGCGCGGCTCCAGCTCAGAAATCGCCTCGCGCAGGGTTTGCGCCTGGGCCGCCAGGCTTTCGTCACTGAGAGCGGGCGAATAACCAAAGCCGGGACGATCGACAACATAGACGCGGTAGCGTTCCGCAAGTGCCGGAGCGAGACGGAATGTCATGTCATAGGTCGAGCCGGACGCGCCGTGAATCAACACGATGGGAGGCGCGCCCTCAGGGCCGTAGCGCTCGACATGGACGATTTGGCCGCTCAACGTGGTGACCATCTCGCCGGTTTGCGGCGCTTTGCGCATCGCGATTTGACCGCGCTTTTGGGCGATCAAAACCGTGGCGGCCATCAAGGCGAGGAGAACCGATAGACATATCAGAGCCTTACTCACCGATCTTCGCCAAATCATACTGCGTGGTTTGATACATTTCGTTGATCCAGTTGCCGTAAAGCAAATGCGCATGCGAGCGCCAGCGATTCACCGGACGCAACGACGGGTTGTCGTTTTGGAAATAATGCAACGGCGGCACGATGGGCTTTCCGGCATCGACGTCGCGGCGGTATTCTTCGTTCAACGTGCCGGTGTCATATTCGAAATGGTTGAAAATATAGAGCGCGCGATGCTCCGGGTCTTGTACCAGACACGGCCCGGTTTCGTCCGAGCCCAACAGCGGGATCAGCGCAGGAACCGCGTCAATTTCCGCTTGGCGCATTTCCGTCCAACGGCTGACCGGGATGTAACATTCGTCCGAAAACCCGCGCAGGTAGGGGGAGGCGGGGGCAAGGTTGTTTTGACGGAACAGGCCAAAGGCTTTTTCTGCCAAAATGTGCTTTTTCACCCCATGGAAATAATTGATCATCGCCATGCCGCCCCAACAGACGCCAAAGGTCGAATGCACATGGGTTTGAGTCCACTCAAACACCTCTTTGAGCTCGTCCCAATAGGTCACCTCTTCGAACGGCAGATGTTCAATCGGCGCGCCAGTGATGATCAGACCGTCGAATTTCTCGCCCGAGGCTTTGACCTCCTCAAAGGGGCGGTAAAACTCTTCCATATGCTCGGCGGCGGTGTTTTTGGCCTGATGTTCGCTCATCCGAATCAGTTTGAAATCAATCTGTAACGGTGTTGCGCCGATCAAACGGGCGAACTGATTTTCGGTCTGAATTTTCTTCGGCATCAGGTTCAAAAGCGCGATGCGAAGCGGGCGAATTTCCTGAGATTTGGCCCGGCCTTCGCCCATGACCATCACGCCCTCGGCCGAGAGCACGTCATAGGCGGGTAGGTTTTCGGGCAAGGTGATGGGCATAGTCAGGTCCTTCGTGGTGGAAGAGTGATTTAGGTCTGCGCAGCCTGCAAATCAAGCGCCGAGCCAATGAGCGCGTCAAAGCCTTCGGGGGTTTTGGCCGCGGCCACGTCTTCGGCGCTCACGCTCACCCCCCAATTTTCGGCCATGGCGGCATAGCGCGGCTGACGGTGGGCGAGGGCGCGGGCATAGGTGTAGCGGATGAAATCATCGGGGTTGACCTCGGCTTCGCTGACGCGGTTCTCGCTGAGGTATTCGTCCCAGATCGCCGCCAAAAACTCCGGCTGATAGGCCATCGGTTTGGGCGCGCGATCAAAGCGACGGATCAACTCTTCGGTATGGGCCTCCGAGCCCTTGATCCAGACCAAAAGCGCATCTTTCGAGAGGGCTTTGAGGATCGGATCACTCGGGTCTTCGGCATCGACCCATTCACAGATCGACCCGCCTGTGTCGCACACAAAATGCGGATAGCCGTAGAGGTCCTGGGCGCGATGGATGAAGTGCCCCGTGTCTAAAAGCGCGGCTTCTTCGGCGGCACGAAACAGCGCCTGACGGCGTTGAAATTCGGCCATCGGGATGCCGCCAAGCTCCGGCGCGCCGGGTTTGCCGAGGAAATAGGACACCGGGGCGAGATTGTTAAAGGTGATGTTGGATTTGATATAGATGCTGTCGGACAGGAATTGATCGCGCAAAAACGGATCGCGCATCGCGACCTTTTTGAGGTTGTCGTCAATCGCCTCGCCCAGATAGCGCGTGCCGATGCGGTAATCGACCGAGTAATGATACCAGGCTTTGGTGTCTCGCAACATGTTGGAAATATGGGTTTTTCCAAGGCCTGACATGCCAAAGAGAATGACTCTTTTGGCGCGACAATCACGCCAGTCTTTGCCCGAGGTGTAACTCATCTCGCATCCTTTGTTGATCTTCCCTTGGGTGCCATGTGGGCGCGGCTGGAGCAAGGGGTTTTGGCACGGTCTGTATTATGTTTGCGCCGGTTTGATGCCTTTGAGCCGCGTCAAAATCCGACCATCAATCACCAAAAGCCCAAGCGCGATCAAACCAAATCCGGCATAGGCCGAGGGCGAGAGGCTTTCGCCCAACACAACGGCCCCGAGCGCGATCGACACCGGGGCGACGATCAACGTGGTCAGCGACGTGTTGCCCGCCCCCGCAGATTTGAGCACGCGGTAGTAGATCAAATAGGTCACGCCGGTGGCCATCACCGAAAGGTACAACAGCGCCCTCCAAGTGGAGGCCATGAGAGACATCGGCGGCGGACCAGACGTGACAAACGCCACGGGCAGGGCAAAAATGGCAGCCCCCGACAGCATCCCTGCGGCGGCGACTTGCGGTTTGAGATCGCCCAAAAGTCTGCGGCCAATGACATTGGACAGGCCATAAGACATCGTCGCCGCGATCATCGCCAATTGGCTCAGCGAGGTCAGATCAAAGGCATGAAGCGCATCCGGGCCGATCACCGTGACAATGCCCAAAACGCCCAAAATCACCCCCGCACCTTTGCGCAGGCCGAGCTTTTCATCGGCAAAAAACAGCGCCGCAAACAGCACGCCGAAAATCGCGGTGGCGGCGTTGAGAATGCCCGCAAGCCCTGAGGGAATGCGATGTTGCGCCCATGTGATCAAAAGAAACGGCAGGGCGGAGGTCAGGCAGCCGACCACGATAAAACGCCACAAATAGTGGCGCATTGGCGGGACCGGCAGGCCTTTGATCAAGACATAGGACCATAACACCAGCGCCGCGATGGTGACGCGCCCGGCGACGACCCAATAGATCGGCAACTCGCGGATCAACAGCGCGACGGACAGGAACGACCCGCCCCAGAGCAATCCCATGGCGGCAAGGCCAAGCCATGCGGCGGCGGAAATGGTTTTTTGCGGGGCCATGATGGGTGTCCTGTGGGAACAGTTTCGCTTGGCGCGGACCATGGCGGAGGGCGCGGGCGCAGGCAAACCGGAATTTGTGCAAAAGAGGATCACGAAATGTGATCGGCAATGTGAAATGCATATGAAAAGGCCCCGCAGAGGGGCGGGGCCTTTGAAACATCCATTTTGACAGGGTGTTTGACCCGTGGATTAGAACGAGTGCGAAATTTTGATGCCAAACGCGGTGGCGTCATTGCCTGTGAACTCACCAAATGTGGTGCCCGGTGCCGTTGGGTTTTCGGTTTCGGCATCGCCGATCCAAACGTAGCGCACGCCACCCGAAATCGCGGTTTGCTCGGTGATCTGGTATTTCAGGCCAAGACCCAGCGAGGCGTAGCCATCGGTTGGGCCGAGGTTGCCGGAATAGCCGCCGCTGGATTTTTCATAGCCAACCATGATCGAACCGCTCAGTTTGTCATTGAACCGGCGCCCGACACCCAAGCTGTAGGAGATCGTGTCATTGTCGTAATCGACAAGCGCATCGCCAGCACTGGCGACATAGGCGGTCGGCGAAATGTCAAAGGCGGTCCATTCGGCCCAACGCACGGAGGCCATCAACAGCGTATCTGCGGCAATCCCGGTTTGAAAATCGAGATTGACCGATTGCGGCAGGCGGGTTTCCATCGGGCTGTCAAAAACGCCGTTCTCGGTCGTGGTAAAATCATGGGTGATTTCAGAGTTATAGGTCAGAGCCGCGCGTAGGGCGATGTCGGGGATCTCATAGGCCGCACCGATCACATAGCCCCAATCGGTTTCTGTGGTGGTCTTCATCGTATAGCCGTTGGACAGCGCAACTTTGCCTTTCGAGGTCACTTCACGCACACCACCAAGAACCGAGATGCGGTCGTTGATTTTGTAGCGCAGCACTGCAGTCAGGCTGTTGGAGTCGATCGAGGCTGTCGAACCGACATAGGCGTAGGGCGCGGGGGAGTCCGCGAAGGAATAATTGACGTCAGCCCCAAAAGGTTGGTCAAAAATCAATGCAACGCTGAATTTATCGCTGATATCGGTTTTATAGGCGGCACCGACAGATGTGTAGGACTCGACCATGTTGCCAGAGGTCTGACCCAAGCCCGGAACGACAGTCGTGCCGTCATTATAAGTGCCGGTTTGAACGCCTGATACCGTTGGGTTCACGCTCCCAAACGAGAATTCCAAATAGCTGCCATCTTCAAAAATTGGCGCGATGGATTGGCCGGACCGGTCGATCCCACCTGCAAATGCGCCTGTCGCACCGACGGTGCAGGCCAATGCCAAAATTGATGTGTTCTTCATATTCTCCATCCCTAAACGAGCCCTGGGCGCGTTTCCTTTATGTATTTTGCCGACACGGTTTTATTTTGTCGATCTGGTGGTTCAGTGGTGTTGTCACTGTCTTGTGATGTCATTGCGCGAATTGCCGCACTTGTTATGATCTCAGCCTAAGCCTGCGCGAAATTTCAAGCAATTCTGACGCCGCGTCATTGTTTTAAAATGATAAATTGCTGCGCTGCAACAGCGGGGTCACGCGGGTCGCTTTGCTGTGCGCCGGGATTCAGAGAGGATGTTGATGTAATTGGCGGCAAAAATGATACCAGCCCCAATAAAAACAAAAATATCAAGGCTTTCGCCATAAAGAAGCATCCCAACCACACCGATCACAGGCAGGCGCAGAAAGTCAATGGGCGTGACGATGGAGGCGGGGGCAAGGCTCAGCGCTTTGGTCAGACAAAAATGCGCGCCAAGCCCGGCCAGAGCGATCCAAACCACCCAAGGTAGGTCCGTAAGCGTGAGCCATGCGGCAGAGCCATCCATCATGGCGCAGACAAAGCCAAACAAAAGTTGCAGCGTCACCATCCAGAACATGATGGCGAGGATAGACACGTTGACCGTGCGGGTGAGTTGTTTGGTGAACAAAGCCGAGGTGGCAAATCCAAAGGCACAGGCCATGGCGGCAAGCAAACCGATGGACAGGCCATCGGCACCAAACGGGCGGGCCACGATCAGGATGCCGGCAAAGCCCATCAGCGCAGCCAAAGCCCGTGTTGGGGTCATTTTTTCGCCCAAAAATAGGGTGGCGCCCAAGCCCACGAGAATGGGATAGGAAAATTCCAGTGCGAAAAGTTGCGCCAGCGGGATCAACGTCAGGGCGAAGAGCCACAGGTTTTGACCGGCAAAATGGCCCAGGTTTCGACCGACGTGAAGCGGCAGGGACCGCGGTCTAAGCTCGGACAG includes:
- a CDS encoding ABC transporter ATP-binding protein, whose product is MTNQPKPERKPLISLQNIQKHYGEYHALRGINLEIGEGEFFSLLGPSGCGKTTLLRTIAGFEDIDSGSVMLAGKDMMGVPANKRPTNMVFQSYAIFPHLTVAENVAFGLRKSPMSKAEKAQAAEAALEMVGLTGYGNRAAHALSGGQRQRVALARALVLKPKVLLLDEPLSALDRKMREQMQVELIKLQREVGITFILVTHDQEEALVMSDRIAVMFEGEIAQCDDPEVLYRRPKTKRVADFIGVMNFLPATCRHEAGKKIVNIVGLGETEITDDQCPEGFPEGAATVGFRPETLTILYDTQTPTHRESPALIEEVVYYGDMTYYDVKFDGVDTPVRLSMRNLFGRDVLEVGTRARISWSPGALVVFG
- a CDS encoding TetR/AcrR family transcriptional regulator, translated to MTKKRGYHHGNLRQALVDAALSLIEEKGPTGFSLSEAAKTAGVTPAAVYRHFEGREDLIAEIARQGYEVFADLLDYAYETGQPSALASFEAVGRAYLAFARKYPGHYVAMFESGISVQRTPDLYQVATRALGVMEQAAVNLSEHIPAENRPPPQMVSAHIWAMSHGVVELFARGSPGTKSPFPPEDLLETGIGIYLRGLGLIPQDK
- the ppk2 gene encoding polyphosphate kinase 2: MTDLPFDGAISRYYSDEAPKSIRKAIEEGSKKDILSDTYPYSSWMKKSEYEDEMDALQRELVKLLADIRETGKRIVVVFEGRDAAGKGGTIKRFRENLNPRSARIVALGKPTEREAGQWYFQRYVDHLPTEGELVLFDRSWYNRAVVEKVFGFCTDDQRNKFFHQLPEFEDMLVSEGIQLFKIWLNVGRAEQLRRFLAREGDLLKQWKLSSIDVEGLKRWDDYTVAISETMERSHSDTAPWTVIRSDDKYRARLNAIRAVLSQIDYRGKDKKGLGEIDDKIVDGPALLTTGDVDE
- a CDS encoding alpha/beta fold hydrolase; this translates as MSKALICLSVLLALMAATVLIAQKRGQIAMRKAPQTGEMVTTLSGQIVHVERYGPEGAPPIVLIHGASGSTYDMTFRLAPALAERYRVYVVDRPGFGYSPALSDESLAAQAQTLREAISELEPRKLMVLGQSYGGAVALEWALQDQENMLGLVLVSAASHEWAGDPSLFYRTMATPVIGDIFSWMLMAYLPSPVLASEIDAVFAPQHAPEGYTAFFQPRLSLRPATQTLNARQRVTLKAQLRDMTTGYPSLMLPIESVHGTADTTVGLEVHAAPLARDVDSDHLVRLEGLGHMPHHVATQEVVAAVDRLTARLEDR
- a CDS encoding homoserine O-succinyltransferase encodes the protein MPITLPENLPAYDVLSAEGVMVMGEGRAKSQEIRPLRIALLNLMPKKIQTENQFARLIGATPLQIDFKLIRMSEHQAKNTAAEHMEEFYRPFEEVKASGEKFDGLIITGAPIEHLPFEEVTYWDELKEVFEWTQTHVHSTFGVCWGGMAMINYFHGVKKHILAEKAFGLFRQNNLAPASPYLRGFSDECYIPVSRWTEMRQAEIDAVPALIPLLGSDETGPCLVQDPEHRALYIFNHFEYDTGTLNEEYRRDVDAGKPIVPPLHYFQNDNPSLRPVNRWRSHAHLLYGNWINEMYQTTQYDLAKIGE
- a CDS encoding ATPase, giving the protein MSYTSGKDWRDCRAKRVILFGMSGLGKTHISNMLRDTKAWYHYSVDYRIGTRYLGEAIDDNLKKVAMRDPFLRDQFLSDSIYIKSNITFNNLAPVSYFLGKPGAPELGGIPMAEFQRRQALFRAAEEAALLDTGHFIHRAQDLYGYPHFVCDTGGSICEWVDAEDPSDPILKALSKDALLVWIKGSEAHTEELIRRFDRAPKPMAYQPEFLAAIWDEYLSENRVSEAEVNPDDFIRYTYARALAHRQPRYAAMAENWGVSVSAEDVAAAKTPEGFDALIGSALDLQAAQT
- a CDS encoding DMT family transporter, which codes for MAPQKTISAAAWLGLAAMGLLWGGSFLSVALLIRELPIYWVVAGRVTIAALVLWSYVLIKGLPVPPMRHYLWRFIVVGCLTSALPFLLITWAQHRIPSGLAGILNAATAIFGVLFAALFFADEKLGLRKGAGVILGVLGIVTVIGPDALHAFDLTSLSQLAMIAATMSYGLSNVIGRRLLGDLKPQVAAAGMLSGAAIFALPVAFVTSGPPPMSLMASTWRALLYLSVMATGVTYLIYYRVLKSAGAGNTSLTTLIVAPVSIALGAVVLGESLSPSAYAGFGLIALGLLVIDGRILTRLKGIKPAQT
- a CDS encoding OmpP1/FadL family transporter; the protein is MKNTSILALACTVGATGAFAGGIDRSGQSIAPIFEDGSYLEFSFGSVNPTVSGVQTGTYNDGTTVVPGLGQTSGNMVESYTSVGAAYKTDISDKFSVALIFDQPFGADVNYSFADSPAPYAYVGSTASIDSNSLTAVLRYKINDRISVLGGVREVTSKGKVALSNGYTMKTTTETDWGYVIGAAYEIPDIALRAALTYNSEITHDFTTTENGVFDSPMETRLPQSVNLDFQTGIAADTLLMASVRWAEWTAFDISPTAYVASAGDALVDYDNDTISYSLGVGRRFNDKLSGSIMVGYEKSSGGYSGNLGPTDGYASLGLGLKYQITEQTAISGGVRYVWIGDAETENPTAPGTTFGEFTGNDATAFGIKISHSF
- a CDS encoding DMT family transporter produces the protein MTNAPTHPIRAAFWMMGAVFGFSSMAVAGRLVSANLDTFEILGYRSLFGLMIVLPVAIFQGRLSELRPRSLPLHVGRNLGHFAGQNLWLFALTLIPLAQLFALEFSYPILVGLGATLFLGEKMTPTRALAALMGFAGILIVARPFGADGLSIGLLAAMACAFGFATSALFTKQLTRTVNVSILAIMFWMVTLQLLFGFVCAMMDGSAAWLTLTDLPWVVWIALAGLGAHFCLTKALSLAPASIVTPIDFLRLPVIGVVGMLLYGESLDIFVFIGAGIIFAANYINILSESRRTAKRPA